A region of Rhodamnia argentea isolate NSW1041297 chromosome 9, ASM2092103v1, whole genome shotgun sequence DNA encodes the following proteins:
- the LOC115726031 gene encoding transcription initiation factor TFIID subunit 8 yields MKRKLKKQEHRSLVASNQTEFASSVTKIAVSQICKSVGFKAAQLYTLDILTDVAIRYLQSVAKSAAAYANASSRTQSNVFDLISALNDVNSVSGFQGAASLHKNSASVLASGVLCDLNNFVRNSCEIPFAKPVPKGGVVDLPSPMMHSSGGTNFSSISQGLHIPRWLPPFPDTATFVENHETSFSQRNHGEQLWGCMSSLENHKSNEPTLVNKGPSLRGLEERRGKVKFTVGMGRRVGSGMEGGLRKVICGSEKRVYCRIRSDDDETVKTDGGDGIKRRKTRKS; encoded by the coding sequence ATGAAACGAAAGTTGAAGAAACAGGAACATCGCTCGCTTGTGGCTTCTAATCAGACAGAGTTCGCATCCTCAGTAACCAAAATTGCAGtctctcaaatctgcaaatcaGTAGGTTTCAAGGCTGCCCAACTCTATACACTAGATATTCTTACAGATGTTGCCATAAGATACCTCCAATCAGTTGCCAAATCCGCTGCAGCATATGCAAATGCTTCAAGTCGCACTCAGTCAAATGTGTTTGACCTTATTAGTGCCCTCAACGACGTCAACTCTGTATCAGGTTTCCAAGGTGCTGCTTCTCTTCACAAGAACAGCGCATCTGTGCTTGCATCTGGAGTCTTGTGTGATCTCAACAACTTTGTAAGGAACTCGTGTGAAATCCCCTTTGCCAAGCCTGTTCCCAAAGGAGGTGTGGTTGATTTGCCTTCACCCATGATGCATTCTAGTGGTGGTACAAACTTCTCGAGCATTTCTCAGGGCCTGCACATACCAAGATGGCTGCCACCCTTTCCTGATACGGCTACTTTTGTAGAGAATCATGAGACTTCATTTAGTCAAAGAAACCATGGCGAGCAATTATGGGGATGTATGTCATCATTGGAAAATCACAAGTCTAATGAGCCGACATTGGTGAATAAGGGGCCATCATTGAGGGGGCTGGAGGAACGGCGTGGGAAGGTGAAGTTCACCGTTGGAATGGGAAGAAGAGTTGGAAGTGGAATGGAAGGGGGTTTGAGGAAGGTGATTTGCGGCAGTGAGAAGAGGGTATATTGTAGGATCAGAAGTGACGACGACGAAACTGTTAAAACAGATGGTGGTGATGGCATCAAGAGAAGGAAGACTCGCAAGTCGTAA
- the LOC115726035 gene encoding LOW QUALITY PROTEIN: protein argonaute 2 (The sequence of the model RefSeq protein was modified relative to this genomic sequence to represent the inferred CDS: deleted 2 bases in 1 codon) gives MDTDAPHPGHDAPPHPEPEPVADLQAAAIQPELNLISRVNGDKICPIRRPDNGGSLAARHVRILVNNFPITFDPETIIRHYDVDIKPEAPARRGHPVRLSKATLSQVKKKLFSDNRMQFPLSMTAYDGEKNIFSAILLPCGTYNVKIFSREDSEDSSFRCTITLVNELKLRKLKDYLAGNLLSIPRDILQGMDLAMKENPKRHMISVGRHFYPLEYHEADDLKCGIAAFRGFQHSLKLTSRGLALSLDCSVIAFRKRMSVIDFLKEHIRGFNIGQFARYRREVEQALKGVKVTMTHRRTKQNYTVVRLTKETARSISFSCESPGSKMKKINLLNYFSEKYKIEIKYKDIPCLDFSKNNKKNYVPMEFCVLIEGQCYRKENLDRDAAFVLKKLSLPPPHIRKKSICDMIRSNNGPCGDVSQNFGIEVDMNMTKVVGRVIRPPELKLATPHGKMIKIEVDKEKCHWNLIGKSVVDGKRVERWVIVDFSASDRNRLNCNLFVQKLISRCRNLGICMEEPLFYQDAAMSTFSNVARLTELLEDVNDRACRVGRWRPQFLLCVMSRRDVGYKHLKWICETRVGLVTQCCLSVHANKANDQYLANLALKINAKLGGSNVELFNRFPHIDGEGHVMFLGADVNHPASRDTISPSFAAVVGTVNWPAANRYAARVRPQLHQQEKIVNIGEMCLELVETYARLNRVRPGKLVLFRDGVSESQFDMVLNEELQDLKKAFSEKDYRPTITIIVAQKRHQTRLFPEREVDGGPTGNVPPGTVVDTTVVHPFEFDFYLCSHYGSLGTSKPTHYQVLWDEHGFSSDHLENLIYSLCFTFARCTKPVSLATPVYYADLAAYRGRLYHEAVVEHSPSSMASSSFSSTGSNEERFCKLHANVENMMFFI, from the exons ATGGATACCGACGCTCCTCATCCTGGACATGATGCTCCGCCGCATCCGGAGCCCGAGCCTGTAGCCG ATCTTCAGGCTGCTGCTATCCAGCCGGAGTTGAATCTGATTTCCCGAGTAAACGGGGATAAGATTTGCCCCATCAGACGCCCCGACAATGGCGGTTCGTTGGCTGCTCGGCATGTCAGGATTCTTGTCAACAACTTTCCCATCACCTTCGATCCCGAAACCATCATAAGGCACTACGACGTCGACATCAAGCCCGAGGCGCCTGCGAGGCGCGGTCATCCCGTGAGGCTATCGAAAGCCACTTTATCTCAGGTCAAGAAGAAGTTATTCTCCGACAACCGCATGCAGTTTCCTTTGTCCATGACTGCTTATGACGGCGAGAAGAACATCTTTAGTGCGATCCTGCTACCTTGCGGCACGTACAACGTGAAGATATTTTCCAGGGAAGACAGCGAGGACTCCTCGTTCCGATGCACCATCACGCTCGTGAACGAGCTCAAGCTCCGTAAGTTGAAGGACTACTTGGCTGGGAACTTGCTGTCGATCCCGCGCGACATATTGCAGGGCATGGATCTGGCGATGAAGGAGAACCCAAAGAGGCACATGATCTCGGTCGGCCGACACTTCTATCCCCTCGAGTATCACGAGGCAGACGACCTCAAGTGCGGCATCGCAGCGTTCAGGGGATTCCAACACAGCCTGAAGCTGACCTCCCGAGGCCTCGCGCTGTCTCTCGATTGCTCGGTCATTGCCTTCCGAAAGAGGATGTCAGTCATCGATTTCCTCAAGGAGCACATACGTGGATTCAACATCGGCCAGTTTGCAAGGTACAGGAGGGAAGTCGAGCAGGCGTTGAAGGGGGTGAAGGTCACAATGACCCACCGCAGGACCAAGCAGAACTATACGGTGGTGAGGCTGACCAAAGAGACCGCACGCTCAATATCTTTCAGCTGCGAGAGCCCCGGGAGCAAGATGAAGAAGATCAACTTGCTGAACTACTTCTCGGAGAAGTACAAAATCGAGATTAAGTACAAGGACATTCCTTGCTTGGATTTTAGCAAGaacaacaagaaaaattatgtGCCGATGGAGTTCTGTGTGTTGATCGAGGGGCAGTGTTACCGGAAGGAGAACTTGGACAGAGACGCCGCCTTCGTGCTGAAGAAACTCTCCTTGCCTCCCCCGCATATCAGAAAGAAGTCCATCTGCGACATGATCAGGTCGAACAACGGACCTTGCGG GGACGTTAGCCAAAACTTTGGAATCGAAGTCGACATGAACATGACGAAAGTGGTGGGACGTGTCATCAGACCTCCCGAGTTGAAGCTGGCGACTCCCCATGGCAAGATGATCAAGATAGAAGTTGACAAAGAGAAATGCCATTGGAATCTGATCGGGAAATCGGTAGTGGATGGGAAGCGGGTTGAAAGATGGGTCATCGTCGACTTCAGCGCATCGGACCGGAATCGGCTTAATTGTAACCTGTTCGTTCAAAAGCTTATCAGCCGATGCAGAAACTTGGGGATTTGCATGGAAGAACCGCTCTTTTATCAAGATGCTGCAATGAGCACGTTCTCCAATGTGGCTAGATTGACTGAGCTGCTAGAGGATGTCAACGACCGCGCGTGCAGAGTCGGGAGATGGCGTCCTCAATTCCTTCTTTGCGTCATGTCCAGGAGGGACGTCGGCTACAAGCACCTCAAATGGATCTGTGAGACTCGAGTTGGATTAGTTACTCAATGTTGCCTTTCCGTGCATGCCAATAAAGCGAACGATCAGTATCTAGCTAATCTGGCCCTCAAGATCAATGCCAAGCTTGGGGGCAGCAACGTCGAGCTATTCAATCGATTTCCACACATCGACGGCGAGGGGCATGTGATGTTCCTTGGTGCCGATGTCAACCATCCCGCATCCCGTGACACGATCAGTCCATCATTTGCTGCTGTTGTTGGTACTGTCAATTGGCCTGCTGCCAATCGCTATGCTGCGAGGGTGCGACCTCAGCTCCATCAGCAAGAGAAAATTGTCAACATTGGTGAGATGTGCCTTGAGCTCGTCGAGACATACGCCCGTCTGAATCGAGTTAGGCCCGGGAAGCTCGTATTGTTTCGCGACGGTGTAAGCGAAAGCCAATTTGACATGGTTCTGAACGAAGAGTTGCAGGATCTGAAGAAGGCTTTCTCCGAGAAAGATTACAGGCCAACCATCACAATCATCGTGGCTCAGAAGCGCCACCAAACTCGCCTTTTCCCGGAGAGAGAAGTCGACGGGGGTCCCACGGGCAACGTTCCGCCAGGGACAGTCGTGGACACAACAGTTGTGCATCCTTTCGAATTCGACTTCTATCTGTGCAGCCACTATGGCAGCCTCGGGACGAGCAAGCCGACCCATTACCAAGTCCTCTGGGACGAACACGGGTTTAGCTCCGACCACTTGGAGAATTTGATTTACAGCTTATGCTTTACCTTTGCTCGATGCACCAAACCAGTGTCTCTGGCCACCCCCGTATACTATGCTGATCTCGCCGCCTACAGAGGAAGGTTGTATCACGAAGCGGTGGTGGAGCATTCTCCCAGTTCGATGGCATCTTCA TCGTTCTCATCGACTGGTTCGAATGAAGAGCGATTCTGCAAGCTCCACGCCAACGTGGAGAACATGATGTTCTTCATTTGA
- the LOC115726021 gene encoding ribonuclease H2 subunit C isoform X2 — translation MDCSPIGSTGTIDLTEPEPEPEVDLSGGAHLLPCTIKYDGPCSVSQYFKPRPTGMEADGLAVQEAYFRGRKLQGAAVPLPPGYSGFVIGKKTIGETSGSEISEGNLNFWEMKAKFGSVTYWNHDCLPSQDDAFLRSFHWISVAEALHKPVTAEDLATSSVQEKTQIAEN, via the exons ATGGATTGTTCTCCGATTGGTTCGACGGGCACAATCGACTTGacggagccggagccggagccggaggtGGATCTGAGCGGCGGCGCGCACCTTCTCCCCTGCACCATCAAGTACGACGGACCCTGCTCTGTTTCTCAGTACTTCAAGCCCAGACCAACTG GGATGGAGGCCGATGGGTTGGCAGTGCAGGAGGCCTATTTCCGGGGGAGGAAGTTGCAAGGCGCCGCTGTTCCGCTTCCTCCCGGGTATTCCG GTTTTGTCATTGGAAAGAAGACTATTGGTGAAACAAGTGGTTCAGAAATCTCTGAAGGGAACCTGAACTTTTGGGAGATGAAAGCAAAATTTGGTAGCGTAACATATTGGAACCATGATTGTCTTCCATCACAAGATGATGCATTTTTGCGTTCTTTTCACTGGATATCTGTTGCAGAGGCG CTTCACAAGCCAGTGACAGCAGAAGATTTAGCTACTTCTTCAGTCCAAGAGAAAACTCAAATTGCTGAGAACTAG
- the LOC115726021 gene encoding uncharacterized protein LOC115726021 isoform X1: MDCSPIGSTGTIDLTEPEPEPEVDLSGGAHLLPCTIKYDGPCSVSQYFKPRPTGMEADGLAVQEAYFRGRKLQGAAVPLPPGYSGCCSYLLSMFVLLILTFYFYVWCSPYLHGFCNPFAFVPYIWGAHYFVFPCGELCESGLFSDSDLSRKINVDIFTGCKRLVTCFIRS, encoded by the exons ATGGATTGTTCTCCGATTGGTTCGACGGGCACAATCGACTTGacggagccggagccggagccggaggtGGATCTGAGCGGCGGCGCGCACCTTCTCCCCTGCACCATCAAGTACGACGGACCCTGCTCTGTTTCTCAGTACTTCAAGCCCAGACCAACTG GGATGGAGGCCGATGGGTTGGCAGTGCAGGAGGCCTATTTCCGGGGGAGGAAGTTGCAAGGCGCCGCTGTTCCGCTTCCTCCCGGGTATTCCG gttgttgtagcTACCTACTGTCGATGTTTGTCTTGCTAATCctcacattttatttttatgtatgGTGCTCGCCTTACTTGCATGGTTTCTGCAATCCCTTCGCATTTGTCCCATATATTTGGGGGGCACATTATTTCGTGTTTCCATGTGGGGAACTTTGTGAGAGCGGTCTCTTTTCTGATTCGGACCTTTCCCGCAAAATTAACGTTGACATTTTCACTGGGTGTAAGAGACTAGTAACCTGTTTCATTCGAAGTTGA
- the LOC115726027 gene encoding zinc finger protein ZPR1-like, translated as MDATDAKEQIDVRSVVEAISTDDADAPLYQVESLCMRCHENGVTRFLLTLIPHFRKVLLSAFECPHCGERNNEVQFAGEIQPRGCCYTLQVPTGDQKIFNRQVVKSESATIKIPELDFEIPPEAQRGSLSTVEGILVRATEELQALQEERKKVDPQTAEAIDQFLLKLKACASADCPFTFILDDPAGNSFIENPFAPSPDPSLTIKFYERTPEQQALLGYLVDPAQCREVGDGVTAEEVQSVVPEPRRREPHGAVGAAAAHRAIAQGNSAEIAEVMFRYSAPEEVMTFPSTCGACAAKCETRMFVTNIPYFQEVIVMASTCDACGYRNSELKPGGRIPEKGKRISLFVKNTEDLSRDVIKSDTASVRLPELELELTSGTLGGVVTTVEGLISKISENLERVHGFTFGDSLDDHKRAKWKDFKERLRKLLSLEDHWSLVLDDGLANSFIAPITDNIEDDHQLTFEEYQRSWEQNEELGLNDMDTSCADAAYDSSNAELSKGSDAEQH; from the exons ATGGACGCGACCGACGCGAAGGAGCAGATTGATGTGAGGTCGGTCGTGGAAGCTATCTCCACCGACGACGCCGACGCCCCTCTCTACCAGGTCGAGAGCCTCTGCATGCGCTGCCACGAAAAC GGAGTGACGAGATTTCTGCTTACGTTGATTCCTCACTTTAGGAAG GTCTTGCTGTCGGCTTTCGAATGCCCACACTGCGGTGAGAG GAACAATGAAGTTCAGTTTGCTGGCGAGATCCAACCTCGGGGATGTTGCTACACGTTGCAGGTTCCTACAGGCGACCAGAAG ATATTCAACCGGCAAGTTGTGAAATCTGAATCTGCCACTATCAAG ATTCCTGAATTGGATTTCGAAATTCCTCCTGAGGCTCAAAGGGGATCCTTGTCTACG GTTGAAGGGATATTGGTACGAGCCACAGAAGAACTGCAGGCCCTCCAAGAAGAACGCAAG AAAGTGGACCCGCAGACAGCTGAAGCGATTGATCAGTTCTTATTAAAACTGAAAGCTTGTGCCTCAGCAGATTGTCCATTTACCTTCATCTTGGATGATCCCGCTGGAAACAGCTTCATTGAGAACCC TTTTGCCCCATCCCCTGATCCCTCACTCACTATCAAGTTTTATGAGCGGACGCCAGAACAACAAGCTTTATTAGGGTACCTTGTCGACCCTGCACAGTGTAGAGAAGTTGGTGATGGAGTGACAGCAGAGGAAGTGCAAAGTGTTGTTCCagaaccaagaagaagagaacCGCATGGTGCAGTTGGAGCAGCGGCCGCTCATCGTGCTATTGCTCAGGGTAATAGTGCAGAGATTGCTGAAGTTATGTTTCGTTACTCTGCACCTGAAGAA GTTATGACTTTCCCTTCGACTTGTGGAGCTTGTGCTGCTAAGTGTGAAACTCGAATGTTCGTCACCA ATATCCCATACTTTCAAGAAGTAATTGTGATGGCGTCGACATGCGATGCTTGTGGTTATCGTAATTCAGAG TTGAAGCCTGGTGGGCGAATTCCTGAGAAGGGAAAGAGAATATCTCTTTTTGTGAAGAATACTGAAGATTTAAGCCGTGATGTTATAAAG TCTGATACTGCCAGTGTGAGACTTCCAGAGCTTGAGTTGGAGCTTACGAGTGGCACTTTAGGTGGAGTTGTTACCACTGTCGAAGGATTGATCTCCAAGATAAGTGAAA ACCTTGAGAGGGTGCATGGATTTACTTTTGGAGACAGTCTTGATGATCACAAGAGAGCAAAGTGGAAAGACTTTAAGGAGAGACTACGGAAG CTTTTAAGTCTAGAGGACCACTGGAGTTTGGTTCTCGACGATGGACTGGCAAATTCTTTCATTGCTCCAATAACTGACAATATTGAGGATGACCATCAGTTGACAT TTGAGGAGTATCAAAGGTCATGGGAGCAGAACGAGGAATTGGGTCTGAATGATATGGACACTTCTTGTGCCGATGCCGCTTATGACTCATCGAATGCTGAACTGAGCAAGGGATCAGATGCGGAACAACATTAG